Proteins encoded by one window of Pseudanabaenaceae cyanobacterium SKYG29:
- a CDS encoding cation:proton antiporter, producing the protein MTWSLLAVAQGEAVEEPIVFAGVLLSLVAIYIASKIGGEISNRLGFPPVLGELIGGVLIGISALKLVVFPGEGVSAQDSLLMQLLQFSAGLSPAAVAQLFQEDSQVISVLSELGVFILLFEIGLESNLSDLLKVGTQAVLVAVVGVVVPFAAGTLGLMYIFHLDAIPAVFAGAALTATSIGITSRVLAELGQLTTKEGQIILGAAVVDDVLGIIVLAVVASLASTGEVDITEVGLIIASAVGFLLGVLFAGGLINSAFLKMAGFFQTRGGIIVPALILAFILGYLGTVLKLEAILGAFAAGLVLDETDKKEDLEKLTKPIADILVPVFFVVVGARTDLNVLNPAIPENRTGLIIATFLITVAILGKMATGLAVFGKDKLNRLAIGVGMIPRGEVGLVFAAVGTASGTLTPALDVAIILMVIFTTFLAPPLLRFVFPKQPVGA; encoded by the coding sequence ATGACCTGGTCACTGTTAGCCGTAGCGCAAGGGGAAGCAGTAGAGGAACCGATCGTGTTTGCTGGTGTCCTCCTAAGTTTGGTTGCTATCTACATTGCTAGCAAGATTGGTGGCGAAATATCCAACCGGCTGGGGTTCCCGCCTGTATTAGGGGAGCTAATCGGTGGTGTGCTCATTGGTATCTCCGCCCTGAAATTAGTGGTTTTCCCGGGGGAAGGGGTCAGCGCCCAAGATTCCCTGCTAATGCAACTATTACAATTTAGCGCTGGTCTTAGCCCTGCTGCTGTGGCACAACTTTTCCAAGAGGACAGTCAAGTAATTTCCGTTCTGTCGGAGTTAGGGGTATTCATTCTCCTGTTTGAAATCGGCTTGGAATCCAACCTCAGTGATTTGTTGAAGGTGGGGACGCAAGCAGTCCTGGTGGCAGTGGTGGGGGTAGTGGTTCCCTTTGCCGCGGGGACTTTGGGTTTGATGTACATCTTTCACCTGGATGCTATTCCGGCTGTGTTTGCGGGAGCAGCTCTGACAGCTACCAGTATTGGCATCACTTCTAGGGTACTAGCGGAACTAGGACAACTGACGACTAAAGAGGGACAAATCATTCTCGGGGCGGCTGTAGTGGATGATGTGTTGGGAATTATTGTGCTGGCAGTGGTCGCTAGTCTTGCCAGTACAGGGGAGGTGGACATCACAGAAGTAGGTTTAATTATTGCCAGTGCTGTTGGCTTTCTTTTGGGTGTGTTGTTTGCTGGGGGTCTGATTAACTCAGCTTTTCTGAAAATGGCGGGCTTTTTCCAAACCAGGGGGGGAATCATTGTCCCTGCTCTCATCCTGGCCTTTATTTTGGGTTATCTGGGCACCGTCTTGAAACTAGAAGCGATTTTGGGAGCTTTTGCGGCAGGGCTTGTCCTGGATGAAACTGACAAGAAAGAAGATTTGGAAAAACTCACCAAACCGATCGCCGATATTCTGGTGCCTGTCTTTTTTGTGGTGGTGGGGGCGCGTACAGACTTAAACGTGCTCAATCCCGCTATTCCGGAAAATCGCACTGGTTTAATCATTGCTACCTTTTTGATCACAGTGGCAATTCTCGGTAAGATGGCAACAGGTTTAGCCGTATTTGGCAAAGATAAACTCAATCGCCTAGCGATCGGTGTGGGTATGATTCCGCGGGGGGAAGTAGGTCTAGTGTTTGCTGCTGTGGGTACAGCTAGTGGTACACTCACGCCTGCTCTGGATGTGGCCATAATTTTGATGGTTATCTTCACCACCTTTTTGGCACCACCTCTGTTGCGGTTTGTCTTTCCTAAACAACCCGTAGGAGCATAA
- a CDS encoding DUF3685 domain-containing protein: MVNVLLVDSDRSFRLGLRAWLEKYPGWQITGEAGTKEEALALMQRQSFDLLILELAIEGGLELCQQVKQNYSTVKIFLLTELPRSVLVEGALALGVEGYSPKGVSGRRLLQSLTTVATGHKYQWSSPLSPSLWRLVRMYMRDTGLAEIDLTLFAVHQQLSRPGLAPFVRLVLEGRRRELRCARWLVERLWRVEQPSEVIFASPKQELTLSLPDRLLANIPPKWQQGIENLTEFPLEIDILLPEKRQELLAITLAEFRHTLAQCQRSQITADQLQTQWLEIVTDLWQRTAESFFGKYTVITDRVLQDRPLVQKAMLQPLPLVPELLSALLFGTPLTLLDENANLTAEMYLQDLLDNLCIQVANAVVQPLLNNFAQDEGVRKRLFQYKSTREIERFRNELSWKYRYKNWFGEPRHIFESKQELLVFTATGIDRVYINHSRLQELKSLRGWQLIFTLALEFQDAVAPRLRSIVDFLGRALVFLLTEVIGRGIGLIGRGILRGIGYAWQPEGKVRRPSNYN, translated from the coding sequence ATGGTCAATGTCTTGCTGGTAGATAGCGATCGGTCTTTTCGGTTAGGTCTGCGGGCTTGGCTAGAAAAGTACCCTGGCTGGCAAATCACGGGGGAAGCAGGTACTAAAGAAGAAGCTCTTGCTCTGATGCAGCGCCAATCTTTTGACCTATTGATTCTGGAACTGGCGATCGAGGGGGGGCTAGAACTCTGCCAGCAAGTCAAACAAAACTACTCCACGGTCAAGATTTTTCTGCTCACGGAGTTACCCCGATCGGTATTGGTGGAGGGTGCTCTGGCTTTAGGGGTGGAGGGTTATTCCCCCAAGGGGGTAAGCGGGCGGCGATTACTGCAGTCCCTCACAACGGTGGCAACAGGGCACAAATATCAGTGGAGTTCTCCCCTTTCCCCTTCTCTGTGGCGCTTGGTGCGGATGTATATGCGGGATACGGGTTTAGCAGAAATTGATCTAACCTTGTTTGCTGTCCATCAGCAGTTGTCCCGTCCCGGTTTAGCCCCTTTTGTTCGCTTGGTGTTAGAGGGGAGAAGAAGGGAACTAAGATGTGCCCGCTGGCTAGTGGAACGGCTCTGGCGGGTAGAGCAACCCTCAGAGGTGATCTTTGCTTCCCCCAAACAGGAATTGACCCTATCTTTACCCGATCGGTTACTAGCTAACATTCCCCCCAAATGGCAACAGGGCATAGAAAATTTAACTGAGTTTCCCCTCGAAATTGACATACTACTGCCGGAAAAACGTCAGGAACTCTTAGCTATTACCCTGGCAGAATTTCGCCATACCCTAGCCCAATGCCAACGATCGCAAATAACTGCTGACCAACTGCAAACTCAGTGGTTAGAAATAGTCACCGACCTGTGGCAACGCACAGCGGAATCTTTTTTTGGTAAATACACAGTCATTACCGATCGGGTTCTGCAAGACCGCCCATTGGTACAAAAAGCCATGCTGCAACCCCTGCCCCTGGTACCAGAACTACTCTCCGCCTTACTGTTTGGCACACCCCTAACTTTGCTTGATGAAAATGCCAACCTCACTGCCGAAATGTATCTGCAGGATTTACTAGACAACCTCTGCATTCAAGTAGCTAATGCCGTTGTACAACCCCTCCTCAACAACTTCGCCCAGGACGAAGGGGTACGTAAACGATTATTTCAGTACAAATCGACGCGGGAGATAGAAAGATTCCGTAATGAACTGTCCTGGAAATATCGCTACAAAAACTGGTTTGGCGAACCCCGTCATATCTTTGAGAGCAAACAAGAACTACTAGTATTTACAGCAACAGGCATCGATCGGGTTTACATCAATCATTCCCGTTTGCAGGAACTAAAGTCTTTACGGGGCTGGCAACTGATATTTACCCTGGCTTTAGAATTTCAGGATGCAGTAGCCCCCAGATTAAGGTCGATCGTTGATTTTTTGGGCAGAGCCTTGGTGTTTCTACTAACAGAAGTGATCGGGAGGGGGATTGGCTTGATTGGTAGGGGGATTTTACGGGGGATTGGTTATGCCTGGCAACCAGAGGGGAAGGTACGTCGTCCTAGCAATTACAACTAG
- a CDS encoding SMI1/KNR4 family protein, whose translation MYDIDLTDFWLDSDYARNFYVCEPPTEATIKMVEAELGYKLPLSYIELMKTQNGGFPRRNCFPTAERTSWASNHIAIEGIFGIGKDKTYSLCGGMGSQFWITNWGYPPIGIYFADCPSAGHDMVCLDYRRNGRQGEPEIVHVDQEFDYKITFLAPDFAAFIKGLVDESEFD comes from the coding sequence ATGTATGATATTGACTTAACTGACTTTTGGCTAGATAGTGACTACGCCCGCAATTTCTATGTATGTGAACCTCCGACAGAAGCAACCATAAAAATGGTCGAAGCAGAATTAGGTTACAAACTGCCATTATCTTATATTGAACTGATGAAAACACAAAATGGGGGTTTCCCCCGAAGAAATTGTTTTCCTACCGCAGAAAGAACTTCCTGGGCAAGTAATCACATTGCCATAGAGGGTATTTTTGGTATTGGCAAAGATAAAACTTACTCCCTATGTGGGGGTATGGGCAGCCAATTTTGGATTACGAATTGGGGCTATCCACCCATCGGTATCTACTTTGCTGACTGTCCCTCTGCTGGTCATGACATGGTTTGTCTGGATTATAGACGAAATGGTAGGCAAGGAGAGCCAGAAATTGTGCACGTCGACCAAGAATTTGACTATAAAATTACCTTCCTCGCTCCTGACTTTGCCGCATTCATCAAGGGATTAGTAGATGAAAGTGAGTTTGATTAA
- the rocD gene encoding ornithine--oxo-acid transaminase: MQVTLSDLGSKLTTQEYIDLETIYGAHNYHPLDVVITRGQGVWVWDTDGNRYLDCLSAYSALNQGHCHPRIFRALIEQATKVTLTSRAFRNDQLGRFYEKLCRIVGLPKVLPMNSGAEAVETALKAVRKWAYKVKGVPAGQAEIIVCTNNFAGRTISIISFSTEEQYRDGFAPFTPGFKVIPYGDVSALEAAITQNTAAFFLEPIQGEGGIIIPPDGYLRAAERICRQNNVLLIVDEIQTGLGRTGKMFAFEHEGVKPDGITIGKALSGGFYPISAFVSTQEVMSVFNPGDHGSTFGGNPLAAAVGIAALDVIVEEQLPDRAAELGAYFMTGLQAIESPYIQEVRGRGLLIGLELKPEAGGARRFCKALMKEGILAKETREHVIRFAPPLVISRSELDWALERIAKVLMH, translated from the coding sequence ATGCAAGTAACATTGTCTGACTTAGGTAGCAAATTAACGACCCAAGAGTACATCGACCTGGAAACTATTTACGGTGCTCACAATTATCATCCTTTGGATGTGGTAATCACTAGGGGGCAAGGCGTATGGGTTTGGGACACTGATGGCAATCGTTACCTCGATTGTTTAAGCGCCTATTCTGCCTTGAATCAAGGGCATTGTCATCCCCGTATCTTCCGTGCCCTCATCGAGCAGGCTACTAAGGTTACTTTGACTTCCCGCGCCTTCCGCAATGATCAATTGGGTCGGTTCTATGAAAAGTTGTGCCGTATTGTTGGCTTGCCCAAAGTTTTACCCATGAATTCAGGCGCAGAAGCGGTAGAAACAGCTCTCAAAGCTGTGCGCAAGTGGGCTTACAAAGTCAAGGGCGTGCCTGCTGGTCAAGCAGAAATTATTGTCTGCACAAACAATTTTGCTGGTCGCACTATCAGTATTATTAGTTTTTCCACAGAGGAGCAGTATCGGGATGGGTTTGCTCCCTTTACCCCAGGATTCAAGGTGATTCCCTATGGGGATGTTTCTGCTTTGGAAGCAGCAATCACTCAGAATACAGCGGCTTTCTTTTTGGAGCCTATCCAAGGGGAAGGGGGAATCATCATACCACCAGATGGTTACCTGCGGGCAGCGGAGCGCATCTGTCGGCAGAACAATGTGTTGCTCATTGTGGATGAAATTCAGACGGGTTTGGGTCGTACGGGCAAGATGTTTGCCTTTGAACATGAGGGAGTCAAGCCTGACGGGATCACAATTGGTAAAGCTCTGTCGGGGGGGTTTTATCCGATTTCTGCTTTTGTCAGTACCCAAGAGGTGATGTCGGTCTTCAATCCAGGGGATCACGGTAGTACCTTTGGGGGCAATCCGCTGGCAGCGGCTGTCGGTATAGCAGCGTTGGATGTGATTGTGGAAGAGCAGTTACCCGATCGGGCAGCTGAGCTAGGGGCTTATTTTATGACGGGACTGCAGGCGATCGAGAGTCCCTATATCCAAGAAGTACGGGGACGGGGGCTGTTGATTGGGTTGGAGCTAAAACCTGAGGCGGGTGGGGCACGCCGCTTCTGCAAGGCGCTGATGAAGGAAGGCATCCTAGCGAAGGAAACTCGTGAACATGTTATTCGCTTCGCTCCTCCCTTGGTAATTAGCCGATCGGAACTGGATTGGGCTTTGGAACGGATTGCCAAGGTATTGATGCACTGA
- a CDS encoding iron ABC transporter permease: protein MVTSILLLILSLVSLCVGRVFLSPGQVLSMVLGGMTDSTPSQLLWQFRIPKLITAILAGGGLGVSGLQLQTLFRNPLAEPFVLGISGGASLGVAIVVLAEGILPFPLPDLSFVGGACLGATAVLLLLLLVSARLTDSRSLLILGLLLSYIFSALASLLVYFAPTDRIQQFLSWSTGSFRGVSLAELGYFSVLITVSLGIAFGLISALNILLLGEEYAVSLGVSLPKVRLLLVLSSSLMSGTVTAYCGPISFLGIIVPHICRLAWSTSDHSWLCPTTVVVGALLAIAADLLTQLPPVMLPLNTVTTLLGAPVVLLILRHNKL from the coding sequence ATGGTAACAAGTATTTTATTGTTGATTTTGTCTTTAGTCAGCCTGTGTGTCGGTAGGGTTTTTCTATCGCCAGGGCAGGTGTTGTCGATGGTTCTGGGTGGTATGACTGACTCTACCCCAAGTCAACTATTGTGGCAATTCAGGATACCCAAATTAATTACGGCGATTTTGGCAGGTGGTGGTTTGGGCGTAAGTGGTTTGCAATTACAGACTCTCTTTCGCAACCCTTTGGCAGAACCCTTTGTCCTGGGCATTAGTGGTGGTGCCAGCCTGGGTGTAGCGATCGTAGTGTTGGCCGAAGGCATATTGCCTTTTCCCCTGCCTGATCTGAGTTTTGTCGGTGGAGCTTGCTTGGGGGCTACAGCAGTCCTATTGCTTTTACTGTTGGTCAGTGCCCGTCTAACAGATAGCCGCAGTCTGTTAATTCTTGGTCTGCTGCTCAGTTATATTTTCAGTGCCCTTGCCTCTTTGCTTGTCTATTTTGCCCCTACCGATCGGATACAACAGTTTCTATCCTGGTCGACGGGTAGTTTTCGGGGGGTGAGTCTGGCAGAATTAGGATATTTTTCTGTGCTGATTACAGTTAGTTTGGGTATTGCCTTTGGTCTGATTTCTGCCCTCAATATCCTGTTACTGGGGGAAGAATATGCCGTCAGTCTGGGAGTATCCCTACCCAAAGTGCGTTTACTCCTCGTCCTGAGTAGTTCTCTCATGTCAGGCACTGTCACAGCCTACTGTGGCCCAATTAGCTTCCTGGGAATAATCGTACCCCACATTTGCCGCCTGGCATGGTCTACCAGTGATCACAGTTGGTTGTGCCCAACTACCGTAGTTGTTGGCGCTTTGCTGGCAATAGCTGCTGATCTCCTCACTCAACTGCCGCCCGTCATGCTGCCCCTCAATACTGTCACTACCTTGTTAGGGGCACCAGTGGTTTTGTTGATTCTCCGCCATAACAAACTCTAG
- a CDS encoding ABC transporter substrate-binding protein, with product MRYALVMCGAPVPSGYDQVFTIPARSIVALSTTYLTHLENLGVVDKIKGIGLAHYVYSQRIHNQIAAGKTIALGQGSTLNQEALFLLKPDVVFTYGTGNPNTDVLPVLRKGNLPVAIVAEYREPSPLARTEWIKFLALFFNAEEKADRYFHQVEKRYQQLKQLTQNVKKRPTVMAGFSYQGVWYVPGGKTYPAQLLADAGANYLWANDASKESLQLSFEDVLLKGQQAEYWVNGDQTWRTVKDILKTDDRYSQFRAVQNRNVYLANKRLHEKGANDFWESGVANPHLILADLIKIFHPQLLPDHELVYYQKIQP from the coding sequence TTGCGGTATGCATTAGTTATGTGTGGTGCACCTGTGCCTTCGGGCTATGACCAGGTATTTACAATTCCTGCCCGATCGATCGTGGCTCTTTCTACTACCTATTTGACGCACTTAGAAAATTTGGGTGTAGTTGATAAAATCAAGGGTATTGGTTTAGCCCATTACGTATATTCACAACGAATCCATAACCAGATTGCCGCGGGTAAAACTATTGCCCTAGGACAGGGGTCTACTCTCAATCAAGAGGCACTTTTTTTATTAAAACCTGATGTTGTTTTCACCTATGGGACGGGTAATCCTAATACCGATGTTTTGCCAGTGTTGCGCAAAGGTAATTTACCAGTAGCGATCGTGGCAGAATACCGTGAGCCTTCACCTTTGGCAAGAACGGAATGGATTAAGTTTCTAGCCCTGTTTTTTAACGCTGAAGAAAAAGCCGATCGGTACTTCCATCAGGTGGAAAAAAGGTATCAACAGTTAAAGCAACTGACGCAGAATGTCAAAAAGAGACCCACAGTGATGGCGGGTTTTAGTTATCAAGGGGTTTGGTATGTACCAGGGGGTAAAACCTATCCTGCCCAGTTATTGGCAGATGCAGGGGCTAACTATCTGTGGGCAAATGATGCTTCCAAGGAGAGTTTACAACTATCTTTTGAGGATGTCTTGCTCAAGGGACAGCAGGCTGAATATTGGGTCAATGGTGATCAGACTTGGCGAACAGTTAAGGATATTCTCAAAACAGACGATCGTTACAGTCAATTTCGGGCTGTGCAAAATAGGAATGTTTATCTAGCTAATAAGCGTTTGCATGAGAAAGGGGCGAATGACTTTTGGGAAAGTGGTGTAGCCAATCCCCATCTTATCTTGGCGGACTTAATTAAAATTTTTCATCCCCAACTCCTTCCTGATCATGAATTGGTCTATTACCAAAAAATTCAGCCATGA
- a CDS encoding (2Fe-2S) ferredoxin domain-containing protein — protein MRYVTPLGQTLVENTPNGGQIEYEFFPVTIDVLGPLLFTLFEENWRSVQVGHVVEGSVLELEFNAPPKINVIYDGYLTVVTDSWHLHLCVEEHRGGPHDRTSKELQQHRLVSKGAFYRRFNQQGQPRSWGIQFWNGKAEKMMTLFLPNPFVAEDESLLPEHQPNLAKLSLYESLRRIYVLGLDPIPFPANPLKKPYISVCRSGRCLPSREWQPIYQALKEEVEKQGLDVRVGDSGCLEVCKMGPVVFYSADRTWYCRVTPEVARQIVRDHLVNGQKVERYLYASHGEI, from the coding sequence ATGCGTTATGTCACACCCCTGGGGCAAACTCTTGTGGAAAATACACCCAATGGTGGACAAATTGAATATGAGTTCTTTCCTGTCACGATCGATGTTTTGGGTCCTCTGTTGTTCACTCTGTTTGAGGAAAATTGGCGATCGGTGCAGGTAGGTCATGTGGTAGAGGGCAGTGTTTTGGAACTAGAGTTTAATGCCCCACCCAAAATCAATGTAATTTACGATGGTTATTTAACTGTGGTCACTGACAGTTGGCATTTACATCTGTGCGTTGAGGAACATCGAGGCGGTCCCCACGATCGGACATCCAAGGAATTGCAACAACACCGTCTGGTCAGCAAGGGTGCTTTTTATCGACGGTTTAATCAGCAGGGGCAACCCCGCAGTTGGGGAATTCAGTTTTGGAATGGTAAGGCAGAAAAGATGATGACTTTGTTTTTGCCTAATCCCTTTGTGGCAGAGGATGAGTCCCTGTTACCAGAACATCAACCTAACTTGGCAAAACTCAGCCTGTATGAATCTCTACGCCGTATTTATGTTTTGGGCTTAGACCCGATTCCTTTCCCTGCTAATCCCCTGAAAAAGCCTTATATTTCTGTCTGCCGATCGGGTCGTTGTCTGCCGTCGCGGGAGTGGCAACCAATTTATCAAGCCCTGAAAGAAGAAGTAGAAAAACAAGGTTTGGATGTACGGGTAGGAGATTCTGGTTGTTTAGAGGTGTGCAAGATGGGACCTGTTGTTTTCTATTCTGCCGATCGGACTTGGTATTGTCGTGTTACTCCCGAAGTAGCCAGGCAAATTGTCAGAGACCATCTGGTCAATGGTCAAAAGGTAGAACGCTATTTGTATGCCAGTCATGGGGAAATTTAG
- a CDS encoding TonB-dependent receptor, translated as MAKLLLRLSWGSLVYVSLVGGWALAQTKDDIELTVTEQLLRRPLATPFRSEGTLRDTTRPAYTIERQEIEAQGARTVREALRFLPGILPDGTVGTEVNALSGQFIRGSNSAQVLILLDGRPINNLGAGAFDLSELTTDIIERIEVLPGGGSTLYGSDAIGGIVNIITTSPEEGRVYRLTTELGNLGFNSQQFSLNTREGDFSLLLNYNRTQAQNNYFFSIADVSAFRVNNDTIYNNLGIKFNYEPTDRTKLSLSAFYLPKEQGVPGGVPIPEPQFGQGFFNSLTDNNRKYTDQILTDVSWQQQLGAGTDSLLTARIFADFLNTRFDNRTAFAETLSVDTAGRTVKSRRPQTQQRFETRQRSWGTQIQHRWQFAPNQTLTYGLDYRDVAVRNTTQNLATEEVRLGYDAGVSQGAIFAQYVVDVSPSMAVTAGLRQEFSSLAKGSVTTPAVGTKFGFGDTIVRANYVRNFRLPTISNLFSANPTFIGNPNLLPETGDSYDFGFDQKLGDIGLLRFTYYINNISNVVAFTRVIPPRDGISGTFTNIGFVRSTGVETSLNLQLAPNLFLQANYTNNNPIILDDANPAVIGKELRFAGADSLNLGLAFDDRKGTYVGLLMHSLSGYPTDNLNREFLNGYTTFDLRFRLPLGEGWQLTGGVENIFDQRFELFPGFPDAGRTYRLGLTASFL; from the coding sequence ATGGCTAAACTACTATTGCGGCTGTCCTGGGGCAGTCTTGTTTATGTTTCTTTGGTTGGTGGTTGGGCTTTAGCTCAAACCAAGGATGACATTGAACTGACGGTTACAGAGCAACTGCTACGGCGACCCCTGGCTACTCCTTTCCGCAGTGAAGGTACCCTTAGGGATACGACTCGACCTGCTTACACGATCGAAAGACAAGAGATAGAAGCCCAGGGGGCGAGAACAGTTAGAGAAGCTTTGCGCTTTTTGCCAGGCATTTTGCCTGATGGCACGGTTGGTACAGAGGTCAACGCCCTGTCGGGGCAGTTCATTAGGGGTTCTAATTCGGCACAGGTGTTGATTTTATTAGATGGCAGACCAATCAACAATCTGGGAGCGGGTGCTTTTGACCTCTCCGAACTGACCACCGACATCATTGAAAGGATTGAGGTTTTGCCTGGTGGCGGTTCTACCCTCTATGGTTCGGATGCGATTGGTGGGATTGTCAACATTATCACAACTAGTCCAGAGGAGGGCAGAGTCTATCGCTTAACTACTGAGCTGGGGAATTTGGGTTTTAATAGCCAACAGTTTTCCCTGAATACCAGGGAGGGAGATTTTTCGCTTTTGTTAAACTACAATCGTACCCAAGCCCAGAACAACTACTTCTTTTCGATCGCTGATGTGTCTGCCTTCCGTGTCAACAATGACACCATCTACAATAACCTGGGCATAAAGTTTAACTATGAGCCAACCGATCGGACTAAACTGAGTTTGTCTGCCTTTTACTTACCGAAAGAACAGGGCGTACCAGGGGGAGTACCGATTCCTGAACCACAGTTTGGACAGGGGTTTTTTAATTCTCTCACCGATAACAATCGCAAGTATACTGACCAGATTCTCACCGATGTATCCTGGCAGCAGCAGTTGGGAGCAGGAACAGATTCTCTGCTAACAGCTCGGATTTTTGCCGACTTTCTCAACACGCGCTTTGATAATCGCACTGCTTTTGCCGAAACCCTGAGTGTTGACACTGCTGGGCGGACTGTGAAAAGTAGAAGACCACAAACACAACAGAGATTTGAGACAAGGCAGCGTTCTTGGGGAACCCAGATACAACACCGCTGGCAGTTTGCCCCCAATCAAACTCTTACCTATGGGCTGGACTACCGCGATGTCGCTGTGAGGAACACTACGCAAAATCTAGCGACAGAAGAAGTCAGATTGGGCTATGATGCAGGTGTATCCCAGGGGGCTATCTTTGCTCAATATGTTGTTGATGTCAGTCCATCTATGGCTGTCACTGCTGGACTAAGACAGGAGTTTAGTAGCTTAGCGAAGGGTTCTGTAACTACTCCTGCCGTAGGGACTAAATTTGGTTTTGGCGACACAATTGTGCGGGCTAACTATGTGCGCAATTTCCGTTTGCCGACTATCTCTAACTTGTTCTCAGCCAATCCCACTTTTATTGGTAACCCCAACCTACTGCCAGAAACAGGGGATAGTTACGATTTTGGTTTCGATCAAAAATTAGGGGATATAGGTCTATTGCGGTTCACTTACTACATCAATAATATCAGCAATGTTGTAGCTTTTACGAGGGTTATTCCCCCTAGGGATGGCATCAGTGGTACCTTTACAAATATTGGTTTTGTCCGCTCTACGGGTGTAGAAACTAGTTTAAACTTGCAACTGGCACCTAATCTATTCCTGCAAGCTAATTACACCAATAATAACCCAATTATTTTAGATGATGCTAATCCCGCTGTAATCGGTAAAGAGTTACGCTTTGCTGGTGCTGATTCATTGAATTTAGGGCTGGCTTTTGATGACCGTAAAGGTACTTACGTTGGTCTGCTTATGCACTCCCTATCTGGCTATCCTACAGACAACTTGAATCGGGAATTTCTCAATGGCTATACTACTTTTGATCTGCGGTTTCGCTTACCTCTGGGAGAAGGATGGCAACTGACAGGGGGAGTAGAAAATATTTTTGACCAACGGTTTGAATTGTTTCCTGGCTTTCCTGATGCGGGACGTACCTATCGCCTAGGTTTAACTGCAAGCTTTTTGTAG
- a CDS encoding chlorophyll a/b binding light-harvesting protein: protein MEIEQRMQETGDDNIPWWAGNARLTNLSGQLLGAHVAHAGLIVLWAGLMTLFEIAHFDPSRPMYEQGLILLPHLASQGWGIGADGVVVSTYPFYVIGVLHLISSGVLSFGGVFHALRGPKSLLNLPFYGYTWADTNKMTNIIGFHIIVLGLGALLLVTKAMFWGGLYDPIARTVRLVTNPTLDPGIIFGYLFGAIGKNWLASVDNLEDVVGGHIWIGLICIGGGIFHLLTKPYSWTERLFIWSGEAYLSYSLGALALMAFVATYFVSVNTTVYPIVFYGEPLSIKMGIVPYFATFDGSLTNRVWLANAHFWLGFFFLQGHIFHALQAWGFNFRTGRVESVVAQV, encoded by the coding sequence ATGGAAATAGAACAACGTATGCAGGAGACTGGGGATGACAATATCCCTTGGTGGGCAGGCAATGCTCGGCTGACCAACTTATCGGGTCAACTGTTGGGTGCTCATGTTGCCCATGCGGGGTTAATTGTGTTGTGGGCAGGACTGATGACTTTGTTTGAAATTGCCCATTTCGATCCCAGTCGACCAATGTATGAACAGGGATTGATTCTTTTACCCCATTTAGCTAGCCAAGGTTGGGGGATAGGTGCAGATGGAGTTGTAGTCTCCACTTATCCCTTTTATGTTATTGGGGTTTTGCACTTGATTTCTTCAGGAGTGCTTAGTTTTGGTGGTGTCTTCCATGCTCTGCGGGGACCTAAGTCTTTGTTAAATTTGCCATTCTATGGTTACACCTGGGCAGACACTAACAAGATGACTAACATTATTGGCTTCCATATAATTGTATTAGGATTAGGAGCCTTGTTATTGGTGACAAAAGCTATGTTTTGGGGTGGTTTGTACGACCCGATCGCTAGAACTGTGCGTCTGGTTACTAATCCTACCCTCGATCCAGGGATTATTTTTGGTTACTTGTTTGGTGCAATTGGCAAGAATTGGCTTGCCAGCGTGGATAATCTAGAAGATGTGGTAGGTGGTCACATTTGGATTGGGTTAATTTGTATTGGTGGTGGCATCTTTCACCTGCTAACTAAACCGTACAGTTGGACAGAGAGGCTATTTATTTGGTCAGGAGAGGCCTACCTGTCTTACAGCCTAGGTGCCCTAGCTTTGATGGCATTTGTAGCCACATATTTTGTATCCGTCAATACTACAGTATACCCGATCGTTTTCTATGGTGAACCGCTATCGATCAAGATGGGGATTGTCCCCTACTTTGCTACCTTTGACGGCAGTCTAACCAATAGAGTGTGGTTAGCTAACGCTCATTTCTGGTTAGGTTTCTTCTTTTTGCAGGGACATATTTTCCACGCGCTGCAGGCTTGGGGCTTTAACTTTAGAACAGGTAGAGTCGAATCAGTTGTAGCACAGGTATAG